From the Corythoichthys intestinalis isolate RoL2023-P3 chromosome 6, ASM3026506v1, whole genome shotgun sequence genome, the window cagcgAAGCAGGACATTGCCTGCAAAAGCGCCAGTGTTCGGTATGTTTAATAAAAAGTTTCAGACAGCAGTAATTGCTTTCACTTCCACTGCAGAATGTTCTTACACAAGGAACTCACACATGAATTGGCATTCCTGTCATGGCTCTGATACTATGTCCAAAGGCAGAAAAATTGCTGGGTATACTTGCCCTGCTACCCCATTCCATGCTGGTGATGTTAATAAAGCACAGAGACATGGGAGAAGGGCTTGAATATGGCGGTGTAAAAAGGGTTTATTGATTAATATATACCCCTCTGTTTCAGTTTAAGATTGCTTGAGATGCTCGTGTGTGTCTCATTGTTTTGAAACCGAGTGCTTCAGGCAGGTTTACAGTGCCATGTTAAAATATTCAAGCCCTTCTCCTTTTTTTCTACCCCTGCATTTTACCACTTTAGTGAGAAAAAGTAATTGTCTCCTAAATGTAATAGCTGGTTAGCATCTCTGTTATTCTGGCCCACTCATTCTCACAGAATTATTAAAAAGATATTAATCAATGCTTTGCGCTTCAATTTTCATTTGATTGTGCTCAACAAATTGATAAAGTGGTGAaactatgcaaaaaaaaataaattaaaataagtgACATACAGTAGAGTTTTCCACGGCACTATAGATTTAAGTGCTTAGGAGATAATTTCCCAGGAAACACAAGACCAACATCCAACGTGGAATCATTTGAAGTGTTAAACATCCACCTAGTCagtcaataagttgtcttttggaTATATTATAAAGACTTAACACTTTTTGTTCTTGAACAAGGGGACATTCAAAAGACTACTTTTCTAACAAATGAAATATGGAATTACAAACGGAAAGATGGGTAGCTAATCTGAATGAAGCCTGGCAGTGAAGATGAATGGACTGATGGTGGTAAATGGCTGAGGTCAAGTTGTCTCTGACACGTCGGGCAAGTGACCTTAAACTTGTCTTGTTCATGTGACTGTGTTTGTGAAATGCAACTACGCAGAACATACAAGTGTTTGAcatttgcttttaaaaaaaagatttaaaaagcCATGCACAAGAAGCCAAACAGCAAATTTAGCGCCAAGTCGCGcactacaatttttttttttttcaaatataaatAACACACTTGTTCCCTTTAGGTCATCACTGTGTAGTGTTCATGCTTGCCCATGTTCAGCATccatgaaaaacaaacaaaatggatggttgcaaaacaaaattgttcgaAAGTTCTCTAGCACATTCATTCGGACGTCAACACATATGCAGTGCATACACAGAAATGGCAAACTTGCCCTTCCCCCACTCTCTCCATTGCaggcacgcgcacacacacaattGATTTGTAACAGCAAGTTCCAGAAAGagcacttatttaaaaaaaaaaaaaaagctgaaataTGGCTTTATATTTAAAACCGTAACAATTGATGAAGCTCAATTGGTCAATTATCACCCAATATCTCATCAAGACGTCTaatttttgattttaaaaaatgtatcaacaAGGTTTCTATATAAGATGCAGTCTATGCGTCATGTTTTTGTGTCTACGGCTGGTAACGAGCTGGTACTTGCTGGCATAACCTGGTTTTAAAGTGTGCTCAGTGTAGAGCAGCAATAGCCCCCCTGAGAGGATGTACGGAGACTAAGCTGCCCGTCCGTCCACGTAAAACCCGCTGAGGTCCATCACTCGCAAACTTGAAGACTCACAGCCCGCGTGTTAATCGTGTACATTATTTTCTGCTGGTCTATGTGTTTGCAGGGTGAGCAAAGGAGAGGGGGTCAAAGGCTGGATGAGAATGTGTCTTGTGCCAGtttatttgtgtgtgtctttTGATTTGTCCTCAGCAGTGCAAGTGCGTACGTGAGATTTGGGTTGTGTGTTAGCCTGCCTGTTTGGTCAAAAGTCTGAGCCACTATTCTCGTATGCTGGCAGAGTAAGAGAACTGAGGGAAGTGTGTACGCTGATCTGAGTCCTCTGCGTCTAAACTGTCatctgtggaaaagaaaaaaaatatgcacacacataaaaaataaGACAAAGCCAAACAATTGTGACACTAGATTAGCCATGTCTGTTTTATCGCTTATCCGAGCTGGAGTATAACCCAGTTTGTGTATAAACTATTTGTATACAAAGCattgcgatatatcaccatatcgAGATATTAGTTTCTTAGAAAATCTCATAAGACCAATAAAAAATTATGTCAGCAGATGTCTTACACTTATCTGGTGGGGTTATGGTGATAGTTTGTGCTGTGAACTCGTCGTCGAAATATCTCGTATCCGTTTCTGAAGTTACCTGGGGCTTGAACGGTGGGACAAGCTGGACAGAAGTATAACAAGCAAAGCAATGTTGACGTCCATATCATGCCAACTACAAACGTTAAACTGGTGCCATCCCCTCATAGTGTGTCACCTTCTTCTCCAGGACATCTTGCCAATTCATGGAGGTAAAGAACTTGTGGGTCATCACTTCTTTGGCATCGTCAGGTCCGCCTCCGAGCCTGGAAACAAAAACACATAAAGAACATGTTGTTCTCCACCGACTTTTTCATTGTGAGTAAACAGTGCTCTTAAAATGTGTCTGTTCCCTTGTCCTGACCAATTTGAAACAAATTTGTTCTTGATTTCCTAGCCTGCAGGCAGCACTCCCTTTACACTGTTTTAGTTACTTAAAACATAGAAACACATCTAAAACAACAATCATTGACCTCCTTGCTTATGGCCATTAGCCTCAGACAAAATGAATCAAGGAACACATCTTAAATAATGTGGTTTACTGTGTATGTACTGGCTGAAGGCAAGATGAGAGTGAAGGTCTTCTAAAAACTAATTAAGACCTATTGACAAGCTGCACTGCAGCTCGTGTCTGTGTGGCCAAAACAGAACAATTATCTTGTCTGGAAAATAACAACGATTGGATCAAAAGCTGCCTGTTTACTGCTGTGCTTTTACGGTTTCTCATCCATGTGCCAAGCAGCAGTGTTTTTATCGTCCATCTCAAAAATTACAGAAATTTGTCATATCTGAAAAAACTCACATTTTGAAAGACAAAAGAAGCCTCAGATAGGACATGCtaaaacaaaatgaacaaaactGCTTTGAGTGTTAACCGTGCAGTTTCTACAGTCATACAAGAAAGCATGATTGACTGAATATATTGTAATAGTATAAAGAGGTAATGAGTGTTTGTAGTCACACTGGAGTATAATGGAGCCTCCAAAGTCATAGTAAGTAATACAAATaagtcaaacattttggtgaaAAACCTGCATTGAAACCAAAAATAATATGACACAGACGTCTTGTGGAATTTTAAGAGTTTATGATATGCTCCAAATTActctaattttacttttaagaaTATTTTACAGAGgatatatttcaattttaagTGTTGGTCATAATAAAAGTCTTAACAGCGTATGAAAGAGTCATCAATTTCTGAATTAATTTTCTTTATATCATTTCCCATGCATCAGAGGTTTTAGATTCGCAGTTTGACTCTCACATCCGGCTTTTTTGtgtggaatcgggtgaaaagcatcgggtttttaatttaaaaaatatatttatgtttttctgctttatgctcatacagcctctcgctctccctcctgctgctttttagGTCAGCAATGCCCCTGGAGTTAGCGAtttaagttaacaatgattgacaggggtatagctttgatcttgccagagaggcTTGGTAGCACTACCATCAAAGggccaaatgtgtcaatcatagtTTAGCTTGTCAAACACTTGCGgtcgtgtgctgtggcaacttttTGTAGGTGAGagcctgttctcagcagcgtgagcgtcaaagcgtaAGTGGATTTAAGtgaactcactcaatgaagcatttaataaagacaagcatttttctatgttatttttgtttaaaaataattcacattatgaaggcggcacagTGATAAAGTAACATGTATAAAACTTTGGTTTTGttttacaccaggggtccccatctgccgggccacggaccagtaccggtccgtagcgcatttgctaccgggccgcacagaaatagtaATTTATtaccgaccgcattctggctgaattaaccctgtgcccctgcttaacacaccaatatccctgtctactctagatatgatactacgggatagattagaagGTCGTcacagaaatccattgattggactgcaagcagtacatcttgcttgtgtatataatatatctatgtgcgcttgtcctcgataatcgtattactaggccgtgggcgcagcacatttgttcacggaaataattagcccccacacgagcgaagatgacgtcTGACGAAAACGGACGTCTTTTGAGGTATTTATCCGGCGAaacgggcacctgacgagcctgcaacctcgaagacccacaaaCTGCGTAGGAGAGGATTCGTGAcccatttgtgaataaaccgagtgattcgagcatgtctatgcaacaggaggatcaacttgtagagatcgcaaatgatggCGACCTTAttcaacgtacatttgagacaacaactctaccgaggttctggattaaagtcattcctgaATATCCTGACagggcattgaaaaccttgctacaatttccaacatcgtatctttgtgaaccgggcttcttaattaatgcttaacgacagggcaaagtcgttaatggtgagagcggtgtgcagttgatgtgtgcagctaacatggcaggatgtatccgtggagaacttttctacaagtccttccacgaTCAAacgtaatattcctttctttcaagaaagtttgtagtgtttactttggaatcactgcatttgcgcattttgcggctatgtttaatgttacgcgcatgcgcagaaccgcatagttgcaatttttgatgggttgtaaaatttgtcagaacaccggtccgtgaaaaaaagacccaaataacaccggtccgtggtgcaaaaaaggttggggacccctgttttaaacaacactttttccccctaTTGGATCAAGAGTctttatcggcagattctcaaaatcaggtgactcgggtgcaaaaatatgcgatcgggacatccctatttggGAGTCCACATTGCTCTTTTCACTCTAACGTGACCACAGTACGTCCCAGAAGAGTTTATTCATTAGCTAACATAGGGTCAGATGTCAGCGTAAACTAAGACAGTCTGAAAGAGTACGGCGGGTGTTTAGGTACGACGGTACTAAACACTAACACACAAACCCAGTTGACGCACATTCACAAAACTCCGGTTGAACACTAACACCCGCTGCAATAGCAAATGCATATGACACAGAGTGGAGGCTTTTCAGAgtggaaatacatttttaaaccttttaattttttaaaaaatcggttttatatataaatacataaaacatatatatatatatatatatatatatatatatatatgtttagtAAAGTAACTTAATGTAGCTACTTTCATAATTGATTGACAAGTAATTACTTTTTCAGAGAATCAACTATAACTCTTGCTCTTCAAAAGTAACTTCAACAACACTGCCCATTGGTGTCAATGTGAGTCGTAAAGGTCGTTTGTCCTCCAACTGAAAGGCGACCAGGCCAGTTTTTAGCCTACTTGTGACTGATAAAAACAAGCTTCATAAAAATTGGATAGCTGGATCAAACTTCACAGAACAAATGTTGTGCAATATGAAAATGACTTATAGTCCCATTAAACAGAATTAAGTATATTTTGTATTATCAAACAACAATCTTTGCCAATTACATACAGGTTATTATTGCTGTCCACCCAAGGTTGGCAACCATCACATTATAAATATCTGTGGCTTGATGCGGTGgagcttgtttttttcctggtGATTAACATGAGAGTTAGTGACTGAGGCTGTAGCGTTGTTCACTGCTGGCTGTAAACTGGTTAACAGTCTGCACCTCGGGTGCTTTGGCATCAGTTGTGGCCGTAGCAGCAACATGTTCCAGTTAGTACTGTTGAGTTATATTTAATTAGCTAATCCTGTTTTGGCAATTATAGACACATCAATGTGGTACTAAAACTTTTTTAGGTGTGAAACCATTGGTGAAGTTTCAGCAAGGTGGTAATGTCCAAACCTCTTCATCTAAAACATGGAAAATTGTTATTAATTTAAATGTTATGTATTTTCAGCAAAACTATAATGGGGTACATGTCGTCATTGGCATATATAATACCCTGTAACATgaaacaagataaaaaaaaaaatgttcgtatTGCACATCTCTAGCCCAAgttaaaatgtgaacaatgtacAGGAAATGGAAAATGTAAATGACTAGTCCATTTGCCGCATAACACCAATATAACTGAAGATTATAAATTATTCTATCAGAAATGCACGTTGGTGGCTAAGGTCAAAGCTCAGGACAAACCTCTGCTTAGGATCCTTCTTGAGCAGGCCGGCCAGCAGCGCCTTGGCTTCAGGAGCCAGGTTCTTAGGGAAGCGGATTTCCTCCATAAGAATGAGCTCAAAGAGTCGCTCATGGTCCTGGTTGTAGAAGGGCAAACGGCCACACATCATCTCGTACATGACCACACCCAGTCCCCACCAGTCCACAGCACGACCGTAGTCGTTGTCCTCTAGTACCTGTTGGAGAAAAGTAAAGGAAATGCTTCACACTGACATACAATGGATTTATTTCAAACACTGTTTTAATGCAAAACATCTTGTCGAGGTATGCTCGTCCTTTACCTCAGGTGCCAGATATTCAGGAGTCCCACAGAAGGTTTTCATGGTAGCACCATCTGTGATGCCTTCtttgcacaggccaaagtctgtTATCTTTATGTGGCCATCCTTGTCCAACATTAGATTTTCCAgctgaaaaaaagaaagacgTGAAATTAGAGTCGGTGATATATTAATGtagtgaagaaaataataacaagGATATCAATACACTGGGTAATGTAGCTAGGTTAAAAtgtcaatgtgtgtgtgtgcacagcATACCTTTTGTCATCATGAGAAATTTGAAATATACCATGATTTTCAGAAAATAAATcaaacattttttcattgtttggccTGTGACATACTCTGGTAAGTCGACATTTCTATTTATTAAAATGCacaatctcacatgttcctaaaCGTTATTTCACAATGACCGACATGGCTAAAGAGTAAATATTACCTTCTGCCAATCAAGGGAAAATTCCCCAGGCTTGTGACAATTATGGCTGTCTACTAATCATATTAATGTGTGGAAAAATACCATTCAAACCATATGGTAAGTCCTAAAAATCTGAAGGATGTGAAGtgcaaaatgaaacaaaaaggaAATACAACAAATTTAAGAAATGCGAAGtgcaaaatcaaacaaatgacaaaaaaaataatacaaatttaaaaaataattaaaaaaataaacgaagtCCATCAAATAATTTTAGGAGCACAACTGTTTGCTTCTTCTAACTTGAAACctttagtttatttatttttaagcgcAGGTATGACAAGAAGAAGTCTAAATGGTGAAGCTGTTCATATAGCTATGTTTtaactatttttttattattttttcggAGAGATTTATACTCCAATAAATATGGTAGTCATGTTCATACAAGTGCATTGTGCATACACAAACAGACACTGAATATTGTTTGATTCACATTACATTTCAGGGTAGGCGCAACAGCCTTCTGAGCATGCACACAGTCagtgtatttaaaaaataagaaaaggGTATTATACGTGAGAAACTACAGTATTTGGCAATGAGATACTGTACCTTTAAATCCCTGTAAACAACATTGCATGAGTGTAGGTACTCCAGTGCTGATACAATTTCTGCACCGTAGAATCGGGCCCTGTCTTCTGTGAACACTCGGTCGCGAGATAAGTGAAAGAAAAGCTAGAAAAGAACAAAAACATGACATAATATTTAAAAGGTaattttaaatgattaaaattaatTCCCACGGATGTTGTTTGTGCTGTACACCAATAACCCACAGTATAAACAAAGTGAGATATTAGAGGTAATAACTTACTTCTCCGCCATTTGCATACTCCATCACAAAGCATAGACGATCATTTGTTTGAAAAGCATACTTTAGTGTCTGTGTGTAAACAGAAAGACACATTAATGCATTATTTTGATTATGAATAGACGTGTGTTGCGGAGATTTTTTACTTACTGTGAGAAAGGGATGCCGCGTATTTTGGAGTACTCTGCTCTCAGTCACTGTGTGCGCCACCTCGTCCTaaagcaaacacacacatattgTACATGTAACAAGAGTAAGCACACATGCAAACTACATGTAACAAACTGCCTATAAAGCAAATTAACATAACTAGTTAGCTAAAGGTTACAGCATGGATGACCACTGTGTTTCTGAGATGACGCTTGTGGATTTTCTGGACATTCAAATTGGAGCTGAACAATGAACGTACATTGCATCGACATTTGAGGTTTTTACCACTGTTTTTCGTTATGTTTTGGGAATTGTGGTTGTAATAACATAAGCTGCCCCAACCCTTGCAGCTCACAGATGCAAAAGTGAAAatatagaataaataaatatagtatCGGCCCGAAGATAAGACAGCCCTCATtatgagacgaccccctctttttcaagactcaagtttgaaaaaagactttttgaacaccaaattaatttttatacagaaaataattacagtacatctcaaacaaattattataccaatatattttgagagaaaaagcatgttattttgcctcattcaaatcttaatatctgaacaatataaatatgtaaactaaagtgcaatcacatttgtaaatgaatgggttctggtttttgaaatataaataaaccaatctattgcgataaaaacaaaattgcaataactgcattgaccaaagtgaggtctaactgtagtctt encodes:
- the akt2 gene encoding RAC-beta serine/threonine-protein kinase isoform X1, giving the protein MNEVSVVREGWLHKRGEYIKTWRPRYFILKSDGSFIGYKEKPEVSSDHSLPPLNNFSVAECQLMKTERPRPNTFVIRCLQWTSVIERTFHVDSNEEREEWMRSIQAVANSLKSQQQDEEPMEIKFGSPSDSSGAEEMEIAISKSRSKVQTMSDFDYLKLLGKGTFGKVILVKEKATGMYYAMKILRKEVIIAKDEVAHTVTESRVLQNTRHPFLTTLKYAFQTNDRLCFVMEYANGGELFFHLSRDRVFTEDRARFYGAEIVSALEYLHSCNVVYRDLKLENLMLDKDGHIKITDFGLCKEGITDGATMKTFCGTPEYLAPEVLEDNDYGRAVDWWGLGVVMYEMMCGRLPFYNQDHERLFELILMEEIRFPKNLAPEAKALLAGLLKKDPKQRLGGGPDDAKEVMTHKFFTSMNWQDVLEKKLVPPFKPQVTSETDTRYFDDEFTAQTITITPPDKYDSLDAEDSDQRTHFPQFSYSASIRE
- the akt2 gene encoding RAC-beta serine/threonine-protein kinase isoform X2 yields the protein MNEVSVVREGWLHKRGEYIKTWRPRYFILKSDGSFIGYKEKPEVSSDHSLPPLNNFSVAECQLMKTERPRPNTFVIRCLQWTSVIERTFHVDSNEEREEWMRSIQAVANSLKSQQQDEEPMEIKFGSPSDSSGAEEMEIAISKSRSKVTMSDFDYLKLLGKGTFGKVILVKEKATGMYYAMKILRKEVIIAKDEVAHTVTESRVLQNTRHPFLTTLKYAFQTNDRLCFVMEYANGGELFFHLSRDRVFTEDRARFYGAEIVSALEYLHSCNVVYRDLKLENLMLDKDGHIKITDFGLCKEGITDGATMKTFCGTPEYLAPEVLEDNDYGRAVDWWGLGVVMYEMMCGRLPFYNQDHERLFELILMEEIRFPKNLAPEAKALLAGLLKKDPKQRLGGGPDDAKEVMTHKFFTSMNWQDVLEKKLVPPFKPQVTSETDTRYFDDEFTAQTITITPPDKYDSLDAEDSDQRTHFPQFSYSASIRE